Proteins from a single region of Desulfobacterales bacterium:
- a CDS encoding Do family serine endopeptidase gives MILFQLSLFAQRASAVEDARETPVVRAVKRVSPAVVNISTEYEVRARTNPFSGYRANPFFDSFFKDFFDPEMEQKYQRSSLGSGVIIDGERGFVLTNAHVIAETGAIKVILKDEREFEAQIVGADSDSDLAVLKIISDTPLPDVKMGNSDDLMIGETVIAIGNPFGFSNTVTTGVISALDRSLRVENSEFHNFIQTDASINPGNSGGPLLNINGALIGINTAIYAKAQGIGFALPINRARRIVFDLIKHGEVIQSWIGVMVQPVDEKIAQYLHLSEVSGVMVRSVASKGPADSAGINVGDVLIALGQRKLSSSGDFQSALHAYGEGDQIPVKLIRDGKIKSVQVRAALFPLAEALAHAYELLGIKVENLSRTGGKSSARRNMDGVMITEISNRSYLAHIGARPGDIIRKIDDITIHSIEDFKKAIARYHLKPSLVILLQREDALYHITIKL, from the coding sequence TTGATTCTGTTTCAACTATCGCTATTCGCTCAACGGGCAAGTGCCGTTGAAGATGCGCGGGAAACGCCGGTGGTCCGCGCCGTTAAACGGGTAAGCCCCGCGGTTGTCAACATCAGTACGGAATACGAGGTTCGGGCTCGCACCAATCCTTTTTCGGGATACCGCGCCAATCCCTTTTTCGATTCCTTTTTCAAGGATTTTTTCGATCCGGAAATGGAACAAAAATATCAACGATCCAGCCTGGGGTCGGGGGTTATCATTGATGGCGAACGCGGGTTTGTACTTACCAATGCCCATGTGATTGCAGAGACTGGCGCCATTAAAGTGATTCTTAAGGATGAGCGGGAGTTTGAAGCCCAAATTGTCGGCGCCGATTCGGATTCGGATCTGGCGGTTCTAAAAATTATATCCGATACGCCGCTGCCGGATGTTAAAATGGGGAATTCGGACGATCTGATGATCGGAGAAACCGTCATCGCTATCGGAAACCCGTTTGGTTTTTCCAATACGGTCACCACGGGTGTGATCAGTGCCCTTGATAGAAGCCTCCGCGTAGAAAACAGCGAATTTCACAATTTTATTCAAACAGACGCATCCATCAACCCCGGCAACAGCGGCGGCCCGCTGCTGAACATCAACGGCGCACTGATCGGCATCAACACGGCGATTTATGCCAAGGCACAAGGCATCGGATTTGCCCTACCCATTAACAGGGCCAGGCGAATCGTTTTTGATTTAATTAAACACGGCGAAGTGATTCAATCCTGGATTGGTGTGATGGTTCAGCCGGTGGATGAAAAAATAGCCCAGTACCTGCACCTCTCCGAGGTGTCGGGTGTCATGGTCCGCAGTGTTGCGTCAAAAGGTCCAGCCGATTCCGCGGGGATTAACGTCGGGGATGTCCTTATTGCCCTGGGACAAAGGAAACTGTCTTCTTCCGGGGACTTTCAATCGGCGTTGCATGCCTATGGGGAGGGGGATCAGATTCCGGTAAAATTGATACGAGACGGCAAAATAAAAAGCGTTCAAGTCCGGGCCGCTCTGTTTCCTTTGGCTGAAGCATTAGCCCATGCGTATGAACTGCTCGGTATAAAGGTCGAGAATCTCTCTCGAACCGGCGGGAAATCGTCTGCCCGCCGGAACATGGACGGCGTTATGATTACGGAGATTTCCAATCGTTCTTATCTGGCGCATATCGGCGCAAGGCCGGGGGACATCATCAGAAAAATAGATGATATCACCATTCATTCGATTGAGGACTTTAAAAAGGCGATTGCTCGATATCATTTAAAACCATCTTTGGTTATTTTGCTTCAGCGCGAAGACGCGCTGTATCATATCACCATCAAACTATAG
- a CDS encoding TIGR03960 family B12-binding radical SAM protein: protein MGIKTIQDMLPLVEQPSRYLGTEINSIHKDPRKVKLNFLFAFPDRYEIGTSHFGIQILYHSLNSDKEMLAERVFAPAIDMAAQMRAYNIPLSALESGRPAREFDIIGFSLLYELNYTNILYMLDLAGIPFRANQRGKSDPLIIGGGPCTSNPEPLADFFDAMLIGDGETALPEMAKSWIQWRESGETNRESLFLRWSKITGVYIPAYYTPTFDSDGFQHMLPTRADIPPVRRAIIGDLDSAAFPEAPILPFGRPVHDRLRLEVSRGCTRGCRFCQAGMIYRPVRERAMGTLLRLSENALANTGYEDLSLLSLSTSDYGCIGPLLANLMARGEADRVAVSLPSFRAGTLNTEMMALVKKVRKTGFTIAAEAGSQRLRNVINKNIQQEDIIQTVQDAFKLGWQVIKLYFMIGLPTERASDLEAMVALINELRKIPGAAGRKGKINISVNTFIPKSHTPFQWAAQLSIDESEQRFSWLQDRMKRHRIQFKWQAPEASFLEGLWARGDRRLSELLEAAYQQGCLFDGWSDQFRYDRWQRALEQTGLNADFYITRNRNPLEPLPWDHIDMRINKAYLIGELEKSLTGAETPDCRYGNCQGCGVCDFEQIEPKVFSGCPSDSEPARPATEKKEIPIIYQKLYLRYKKIGEARFLGHLELVNMLLRAIRRAGIPLKYTEGFHPMPKVSFDDPPPLGMASEDESFTIIVPSHISTGVVMEKINAHLANGLSVFDVQLIPMKTKPSGIRKTTYTIMLTDGLFDPARLARFEEQPSVVVSRTNAKGKVKTIDLKQAIGQIHIQAPERLTLTLQKDGGGSARPADVLASVFELSDETIKRALVTKTGTADI, encoded by the coding sequence ATGGGCATCAAGACCATTCAAGATATGCTGCCGTTGGTGGAACAACCCAGCCGATATCTCGGCACGGAGATAAACAGCATTCATAAGGACCCCCGAAAGGTTAAACTTAATTTTTTATTCGCATTTCCGGATCGTTATGAGATCGGCACCTCCCATTTCGGTATTCAAATTCTATATCATTCGCTCAATAGTGATAAAGAGATGCTTGCTGAGCGCGTTTTTGCACCGGCCATCGACATGGCTGCTCAAATGCGGGCATATAACATCCCACTGAGCGCCCTAGAGTCCGGCCGGCCGGCAAGGGAATTTGATATCATTGGGTTTTCCCTTCTCTATGAGCTTAACTATACCAATATTTTGTATATGCTCGATCTTGCCGGCATACCCTTTCGGGCGAATCAGCGCGGAAAAAGTGATCCACTTATCATTGGCGGCGGCCCTTGCACCAGCAATCCGGAACCATTGGCGGATTTTTTTGACGCGATGCTGATCGGTGATGGAGAAACCGCCCTGCCGGAGATGGCAAAAAGCTGGATTCAATGGCGGGAAAGTGGAGAGACGAATCGAGAATCACTTTTTTTAAGATGGTCCAAAATTACAGGCGTTTATATCCCGGCATATTACACACCGACCTTTGATTCGGACGGCTTTCAGCACATGTTGCCGACGCGGGCGGATATACCGCCCGTGCGACGAGCCATTATCGGCGATCTGGATTCCGCAGCATTTCCGGAAGCACCGATATTGCCTTTCGGCCGACCGGTTCATGACCGCCTGCGGTTGGAGGTGAGCCGCGGCTGCACCCGTGGCTGCCGATTTTGCCAGGCGGGCATGATCTACAGGCCTGTAAGGGAAAGGGCCATGGGCACACTGTTGCGTTTATCCGAAAACGCGTTGGCCAATACGGGATATGAAGACCTTTCCTTGTTGTCTTTGAGTACCAGTGATTACGGTTGTATCGGGCCGCTTTTGGCGAACCTGATGGCTCGGGGAGAGGCCGATCGCGTGGCGGTTTCTCTACCCTCTTTTCGTGCCGGCACCCTGAACACGGAAATGATGGCCCTGGTAAAAAAAGTGCGGAAAACCGGGTTTACAATCGCTGCCGAAGCCGGGAGCCAACGGCTTCGGAATGTCATCAATAAAAACATTCAGCAAGAAGATATTATCCAAACGGTTCAAGATGCGTTTAAGCTGGGCTGGCAGGTCATCAAGCTTTATTTTATGATTGGCTTGCCGACGGAGAGGGCGTCAGATCTTGAGGCAATGGTTGCATTGATCAACGAACTTCGAAAAATTCCGGGTGCCGCGGGTCGAAAAGGAAAAATTAATATCAGTGTCAATACGTTTATCCCCAAATCGCACACGCCGTTCCAATGGGCCGCGCAACTATCGATTGACGAGTCCGAACAGCGATTTTCGTGGCTGCAGGATCGAATGAAAAGACACCGGATTCAATTCAAATGGCAAGCACCGGAAGCCAGTTTTTTAGAGGGGCTTTGGGCGCGCGGCGACCGACGCCTATCGGAATTGCTGGAAGCGGCCTATCAGCAGGGATGCCTTTTTGATGGATGGTCGGACCAGTTTCGATATGATCGATGGCAAAGAGCGCTTGAGCAAACAGGACTGAATGCGGATTTTTACATCACGCGGAACCGGAATCCTTTGGAGCCGCTCCCTTGGGATCATATTGATATGCGGATAAACAAGGCCTATTTGATCGGAGAGCTGGAAAAATCGTTGACGGGCGCTGAAACACCGGACTGTCGTTACGGCAATTGCCAAGGCTGTGGCGTGTGTGATTTTGAGCAAATTGAACCCAAGGTTTTTTCAGGTTGCCCAAGTGACAGCGAGCCGGCGCGGCCGGCAACCGAAAAAAAAGAGATTCCGATCATTTATCAAAAGCTTTATCTTCGTTATAAAAAGATAGGTGAGGCGCGGTTTTTGGGACACCTGGAACTGGTGAACATGCTGTTAAGGGCGATTCGAAGGGCCGGCATACCACTGAAATATACCGAGGGGTTTCATCCCATGCCCAAGGTTTCTTTTGATGATCCCCCGCCGCTGGGAATGGCCAGCGAGGATGAAAGCTTTACCATCATTGTGCCAAGCCACATATCCACCGGCGTGGTGATGGAAAAGATTAACGCCCATCTTGCAAACGGGCTCTCTGTTTTTGATGTGCAATTGATCCCGATGAAAACCAAACCATCGGGTATTCGGAAAACAACCTATACCATAATGTTGACCGATGGGCTTTTTGACCCGGCACGGTTGGCGCGATTTGAGGAACAACCGTCGGTGGTGGTTTCGCGAACCAATGCCAAGGGAAAAGTTAAAACGATCGACTTAAAGCAGGCGATAGGCCAAATTCATATTCAGGCCCCTGAAAGACTGACCCTCACGCTTCAAAAAGACGGCGGCGGCAGCGCGCGGCCGGCGGATGTTCTCGCTAGCGTGTTTGAGTTGTCCGATGAAACCATAAAGCGGGCGCTTGTCACAAAAACAGGAACCGCTGATATTTAA
- a CDS encoding Rne/Rng family ribonuclease, which yields MYRKLVINVTEPETRVALLEDGTMVELMIERREDANIAGNVYKGKVCRVLPGMQAAFLDIGLNQSAFIHVNDLNTNNYKETQDIFSEPKDAAVMLPEVGASSGDEPVLSAYQSIEDIIREGEEILVQVAKSPLGSKGARVTSHISLPGRFLVLMPGSDRIGVSRRIEDEHERERLKEQVLSLSQGQMGYIVRTATEGIGAEKLAYEMGFLKNLWENIQIKFKTSTAPALLHKELSVSLRAVRDLLTHEADKVIIDSCSEYETVLAFLEGIMPSLKSSVELYEGHEAIFDAFNLMGDISRALNRKVWLKSGGYIVLEHTEALMAIDVNTGRYVGKHNLEETILKTNLEAVKEIAYQIRLRDIGGIIIIDFIDMEKKANQEKVFNALKGEMKKDKSKTHILPISEMGLVQMTRKRIREPLPRVLCEPCYYCEGQGYLLSKRTICYNIYRDIIREGRDSMGGRIALRVNPLIADLLHGEENYLIGSLERTVGKQIVIYPDEKFHLEQYDILEILKQ from the coding sequence ATGTACAGAAAGTTGGTCATTAATGTCACAGAGCCGGAAACCCGTGTGGCGCTGTTGGAAGACGGTACCATGGTCGAGCTTATGATCGAACGCCGGGAAGACGCCAATATCGCCGGAAATGTCTATAAAGGCAAGGTGTGCCGGGTACTTCCGGGCATGCAAGCGGCCTTTTTGGATATCGGGCTAAATCAATCGGCTTTTATTCATGTCAATGATTTGAATACGAACAACTACAAAGAAACTCAGGATATTTTTTCAGAGCCGAAGGATGCGGCGGTAATGTTGCCTGAAGTCGGCGCGAGCAGCGGGGACGAACCTGTATTGAGCGCGTACCAATCCATTGAGGACATCATCAGAGAGGGCGAAGAAATTCTGGTTCAAGTGGCCAAGAGCCCGCTTGGATCCAAAGGCGCTCGAGTTACCTCACACATTTCGCTTCCCGGTCGATTTCTTGTATTGATGCCGGGTTCAGATCGCATCGGTGTGTCCAGGCGCATCGAGGACGAGCATGAGCGGGAGCGGTTAAAAGAGCAGGTATTGTCTCTTAGCCAGGGGCAAATGGGCTATATTGTGCGAACCGCCACAGAGGGGATTGGCGCTGAAAAACTGGCCTACGAAATGGGCTTTTTAAAAAATCTATGGGAAAATATTCAGATAAAATTTAAGACGAGCACCGCTCCGGCGTTGCTTCATAAGGAGCTAAGTGTCAGCCTCAGGGCGGTGCGAGATCTTTTAACGCACGAGGCCGACAAGGTCATTATCGATAGTTGCTCGGAATACGAAACGGTTCTGGCTTTTCTGGAAGGGATCATGCCGAGTTTAAAAAGCTCTGTTGAACTCTACGAGGGACACGAGGCCATATTTGACGCCTTTAACCTGATGGGTGACATTTCCAGAGCGCTCAACAGAAAGGTGTGGTTGAAATCGGGCGGGTATATCGTTTTGGAGCATACCGAGGCCTTGATGGCCATAGACGTCAATACAGGAAGATATGTCGGAAAACATAATTTAGAGGAGACGATTCTCAAAACCAATCTGGAAGCGGTCAAGGAAATAGCTTATCAGATAAGGCTTCGGGATATCGGGGGGATTATCATTATTGATTTTATTGATATGGAGAAGAAGGCAAACCAGGAAAAGGTCTTTAATGCACTCAAAGGCGAAATGAAAAAGGATAAAAGCAAAACCCATATTCTTCCTATTTCCGAGATGGGCCTGGTTCAGATGACCCGGAAACGAATTCGGGAGCCGTTGCCGAGAGTGCTTTGCGAGCCCTGTTATTATTGCGAAGGACAGGGTTATCTGCTGTCCAAAAGGACGATTTGTTATAACATTTACCGGGATATCATTCGTGAAGGCAGAGATAGTATGGGGGGGCGGATTGCGCTTCGCGTTAATCCGCTAATCGCCGACCTGCTTCACGGTGAGGAAAATTATTTAATTGGTTCCTTAGAAAGAACCGTTGGAAAACAAATAGTGATCTATCCGGATGAGAAATTTCATCTGGAACAATACGATATTCTGGAAATTCTGAAACAATAA
- the rpmH gene encoding 50S ribosomal protein L34 — MKRTYQPSKLKKARNHGFLKRMSTKGGQRIIKRRRAKGRKRLAL, encoded by the coding sequence ATGAAGAGAACATATCAACCAAGCAAACTGAAAAAAGCGCGTAATCATGGGTTCTTAAAAAGAATGTCCACCAAAGGGGGGCAAAGGATAATCAAACGCAGACGTGCCAAGGGGAGAAAGAGACTGGCGCTGTAG
- the rnpA gene encoding ribonuclease P protein component: MTRNSFSKADRILKRHEYIRLSASGKRIYTTNFIAIYASGESDRTRLGITVTKKIGCAVVRNKIKRRVREYFRTNKDSFQGVLDINIIAKKGADALSPEASLSALGHLFSKVSLRR, translated from the coding sequence TTGACTCGAAACAGCTTTTCCAAGGCGGACCGAATTTTAAAACGGCACGAGTATATCCGGTTGTCTGCTTCGGGGAAGCGGATATATACAACTAATTTTATTGCGATTTATGCGTCTGGCGAGAGCGACCGAACGCGTCTGGGGATCACGGTCACTAAAAAAATCGGATGTGCGGTCGTCCGAAATAAAATTAAGCGGCGCGTGCGAGAATACTTTCGAACGAACAAAGATTCTTTTCAGGGTGTATTGGATATCAACATTATCGCAAAAAAGGGCGCCGATGCGCTATCGCCGGAGGCAAGTTTAAGCGCGCTCGGGCATTTATTCAGCAAAGTATCCTTGCGAAGATGA
- the yidD gene encoding membrane protein insertion efficiency factor YidD, which produces MINPSRLDQRVALWLIRSYQLFISPLIGPACRFYPSCSSYAYQAIERYGFLRGAWLAGKRVLKCHPFHPGGVDPVP; this is translated from the coding sequence ATGATCAATCCAAGCCGTCTAGATCAAAGGGTGGCCTTGTGGCTGATCCGATCATACCAATTATTCATTTCACCGTTGATCGGTCCCGCATGCAGATTCTACCCGTCTTGTTCAAGTTACGCTTATCAGGCGATTGAGCGATACGGTTTTTTGAGAGGGGCGTGGCTTGCCGGGAAAAGAGTGCTTAAATGCCACCCGTTCCACCCGGGAGGCGTTGATCCTGTGCCATAG
- the yidC gene encoding membrane protein insertase YidC, with translation MEQFRMFIAITLSLLVFLAWNYFFSEKRDPVAGGKDSVLQDVAKETRPDSKTATSSVAEKTVMAPAMAVEKQVPAKTISVGSPLYTVEIDTRGAIFKSFRLKQYKETVAADAMDKELISKTNQNGTIHMGLNGNTIPGLQGAVFSVDKTPDQFVVKDQTVSIPFVWVSPEGVIVEKRYTFNPNSYLIGLDITIQNNSEVSFNSRLAVSLENHRPPESSQYGFEGPAAFINGKLQQIETDSIKDKNLYHGDIKWFTLQDRYFMTSIIPKQNGEAGLQLLLKGEETLSIGWIGKEAIIAPHDVKNASFDLYLGPNKISILKTFGTGLEKAIDFGWFDFIARPCLWIMNKIYTIIPNYGFAIIILTILIKIILWPLGQKSYSSMNQMKRMQPLMAEIREKYKDDKKRINEEMMRLYKTYKVNPMGGCLPMIAQIPVFFAFYRMLYEAVELRHAPFLGWINDLSAPDRLFHFNITIPFMEPPYGIPVLTIIMGATMFIQQKMQPPMGDPAQAKMMMFMPIIFTVIFINFSSGLVLYWLVNNILSIAQQYVVSKKNA, from the coding sequence ATGGAACAGTTCCGAATGTTTATAGCTATTACACTTTCCCTGCTTGTGTTTCTTGCATGGAATTATTTTTTCTCTGAAAAAAGAGACCCCGTTGCCGGGGGAAAAGACTCGGTGCTTCAGGATGTGGCTAAAGAGACACGGCCGGATTCGAAAACGGCAACATCATCCGTTGCCGAGAAAACCGTCATGGCACCGGCCATGGCCGTGGAGAAGCAGGTCCCCGCAAAAACGATTTCTGTAGGAAGCCCGCTTTATACGGTGGAAATTGATACAAGAGGCGCGATTTTTAAGAGTTTTCGTCTAAAGCAATATAAGGAAACGGTGGCTGCCGACGCGATGGATAAGGAATTAATATCCAAAACAAATCAAAATGGTACCATTCATATGGGGCTTAACGGAAACACGATTCCTGGACTTCAAGGGGCTGTTTTTTCCGTGGACAAAACACCGGATCAGTTCGTCGTAAAAGATCAAACGGTCAGCATTCCCTTTGTATGGGTGTCACCGGAGGGTGTGATAGTCGAAAAGCGGTACACCTTTAATCCGAACTCTTATCTGATTGGCCTTGATATAACAATTCAAAACAACTCCGAGGTGTCTTTTAACAGCCGTCTGGCGGTCTCTCTTGAAAATCATCGGCCGCCGGAAAGTTCGCAATATGGTTTTGAAGGGCCGGCTGCGTTTATCAATGGGAAGCTACAACAGATCGAAACAGACAGTATAAAGGATAAAAATTTATACCACGGCGACATCAAATGGTTTACGCTTCAGGACAGATACTTTATGACGAGCATTATTCCGAAGCAAAACGGAGAAGCGGGTTTGCAGCTTTTATTGAAAGGGGAAGAAACCCTCTCTATCGGTTGGATTGGTAAAGAAGCCATCATCGCACCTCATGACGTAAAAAATGCGTCCTTTGATCTTTACCTCGGACCCAACAAGATTTCAATTCTGAAGACATTTGGAACCGGATTGGAGAAAGCCATCGATTTTGGCTGGTTTGATTTTATTGCGCGGCCCTGTTTATGGATCATGAACAAAATTTATACCATTATACCGAACTATGGGTTCGCAATCATAATTCTTACCATTCTGATTAAAATCATTCTCTGGCCACTGGGTCAAAAAAGTTATAGCTCGATGAATCAAATGAAACGGATGCAACCGCTGATGGCCGAAATTCGTGAAAAATATAAAGACGATAAAAAGCGGATTAACGAGGAAATGATGAGGCTCTACAAGACGTATAAGGTGAACCCCATGGGGGGGTGCTTGCCGATGATTGCACAAATACCTGTATTCTTTGCTTTTTATAGAATGTTGTACGAAGCGGTGGAGTTAAGACACGCCCCGTTTTTGGGTTGGATTAATGATTTGTCCGCACCGGATCGACTCTTTCACTTTAACATTACGATTCCTTTTATGGAGCCGCCGTATGGTATTCCGGTACTAACTATTATCATGGGCGCCACCATGTTTATTCAACAAAAGATGCAGCCGCCCATGGGAGATCCTGCCCAAGCGAAAATGATGATGTTTATGCCGATTATTTTTACCGTTATTTTTATCAACTTTTCGTCGGGACTGGTACTCTACTGGCTGGTGAACAACATTCTTTCAATTGCGCAACAGTACGTTGTCAGCAAAAAAAATGCTTAA
- the jag gene encoding RNA-binding cell elongation regulator Jag/EloR, with translation MMAEKVIEGKNVEQALKIAAEKYKLPIGKIRYEVISYGSTGIFGLVGAKKAKIKISLPEEKRSRKEAEKSPVTEAETPPVSIQQPVKREIQEERTTSIEQETLSEEIKTTINSRSNQSSEEAIEAGKAALQKILDMITTEASIEVEESDERVLFNVIGGKSAVVIGKRGQTLEAIQYIIEKIINRSSEKRIRLQIDVQGYLKNRKANLEEMAARLAEKAVRVGKPVTVGEMNVHDRKIVHMALKDHKDVRTQSMGSGFYRKLMIFPKKNGGKKREEQTVEAQ, from the coding sequence ATGATGGCCGAAAAAGTGATAGAAGGAAAAAATGTTGAACAGGCCCTCAAAATAGCAGCGGAAAAATACAAACTGCCAATTGGAAAAATTAGATATGAGGTCATATCCTATGGGTCAACCGGTATTTTCGGTCTGGTTGGGGCCAAAAAAGCCAAAATAAAAATTTCTCTGCCGGAAGAAAAGCGATCGCGAAAAGAAGCAGAGAAAAGTCCGGTTACAGAGGCTGAAACACCGCCGGTTTCGATTCAACAACCTGTGAAAAGGGAGATTCAAGAAGAGCGGACAACCTCCATTGAGCAGGAAACGCTATCCGAAGAAATTAAAACGACCATTAACAGCCGGAGCAACCAAAGCTCCGAAGAGGCGATAGAAGCGGGAAAAGCCGCGTTGCAAAAGATTTTAGACATGATCACCACCGAGGCGAGCATCGAGGTGGAAGAGAGTGATGAAAGGGTTTTGTTTAATGTGATTGGCGGAAAATCCGCGGTTGTTATCGGAAAAAGAGGACAAACACTAGAAGCGATTCAATACATTATTGAAAAAATTATCAACCGTAGCAGCGAAAAAAGAATTCGGCTTCAAATCGATGTGCAGGGATATTTAAAAAACAGAAAAGCCAATCTTGAAGAAATGGCGGCCCGACTTGCAGAAAAGGCGGTTCGTGTCGGAAAACCCGTGACGGTTGGGGAGATGAACGTTCATGATCGCAAGATTGTACATATGGCGCTTAAAGATCACAAGGATGTAAGAACTCAAAGCATGGGTAGCGGATTTTACCGCAAATTAATGATATTTCCAAAGAAAAATGGCGGGAAGAAGCGAGAGGAACAAACTGTCGAGGCACAATAA
- the mnmE gene encoding tRNA uridine-5-carboxymethylaminomethyl(34) synthesis GTPase MnmE, which produces MENKGIEMDTIAAMATPIGAGGVGIIRISGPAAREIGEKIFRHRHATRYERRENGNQGGAAHFTPRRLQIGLIVNPKSGFILDEALFAYMPAPHSYTCEDVVEIQAHGGAVGLNSILNLVIKEGARLAEPGEFTKRAFLNGRIDLTQAEAIIDVINAKTERSLQLASEQLNGSLREIVENVRGGVTQLLTELEAAIDFPDDCEDISYGACGEHLKKVVITPLEILLKNYEQGHLIREGIRIIIMGRPNVGKSSLMNRLLKKDRAIVTEVPGTTRDSLEETLNINGVPVVLVDTAGVRESVDPVESVGILRAERLAGEADLVLFMIDAGAGVTDEDIAVYHKIAKKSGLLVINKIDLEEKDRPVEIPGRWFLKEDIIRISVRYEKGIDRLKERIYHYVIGKEGLEESRIVPNLRQKSLIEKGLHAACRARKGLAGELPPELLAIDLKETQSALNQVVGKEPRYDILEHIFGRFCIGK; this is translated from the coding sequence ATGGAAAATAAGGGTATAGAAATGGATACCATTGCCGCGATGGCCACCCCGATCGGGGCCGGGGGTGTCGGTATTATTAGAATTTCAGGTCCTGCTGCCAGGGAAATCGGCGAAAAAATCTTTCGGCATCGGCACGCGACTCGGTATGAAAGGCGTGAAAACGGAAATCAAGGGGGCGCTGCGCACTTTACGCCCAGAAGACTTCAAATTGGCCTTATCGTGAATCCGAAAAGCGGTTTTATTTTAGACGAAGCGCTTTTCGCTTATATGCCGGCGCCACATTCTTATACCTGCGAAGATGTGGTTGAAATTCAAGCGCACGGCGGTGCGGTTGGACTCAATAGCATCTTAAATTTGGTGATAAAAGAAGGCGCCCGGCTTGCAGAGCCTGGTGAATTCACAAAGAGAGCTTTTTTAAACGGACGAATAGACTTGACGCAAGCAGAGGCTATTATCGATGTGATCAATGCAAAAACGGAAAGATCGCTTCAACTGGCCTCAGAGCAGCTAAACGGTTCTCTAAGAGAAATTGTTGAAAATGTTCGTGGCGGGGTCACCCAGTTGCTCACCGAGTTGGAGGCCGCTATAGATTTTCCAGATGATTGCGAAGACATAAGTTATGGTGCGTGCGGCGAGCATTTAAAGAAAGTCGTTATCACGCCGCTGGAAATCCTTTTGAAAAATTATGAGCAGGGGCATCTCATTAGAGAGGGCATTCGGATCATTATTATGGGGCGACCGAATGTCGGAAAATCAAGTTTAATGAACCGCCTGCTTAAAAAGGATCGCGCCATTGTTACCGAGGTTCCCGGAACGACTCGTGATAGCCTTGAGGAAACGCTTAACATAAACGGTGTGCCGGTCGTGCTTGTGGATACCGCAGGTGTGCGCGAATCGGTGGATCCCGTTGAATCGGTCGGAATTCTAAGAGCGGAGCGACTAGCCGGAGAGGCCGATCTTGTTCTCTTTATGATTGATGCCGGCGCGGGCGTGACGGATGAGGATATTGCCGTTTATCATAAAATAGCGAAAAAATCCGGGCTTCTGGTGATTAATAAGATTGATCTGGAAGAGAAGGATCGACCGGTTGAAATACCGGGGAGGTGGTTTTTAAAAGAAGATATTATCAGAATATCGGTGCGTTATGAAAAAGGAATCGACCGTCTCAAGGAAAGAATATATCACTATGTGATCGGAAAAGAAGGGCTTGAAGAAAGTCGAATTGTTCCAAACCTGAGACAAAAGAGCTTGATTGAAAAGGGGCTTCACGCCGCATGTCGTGCGCGAAAAGGACTTGCGGGGGAATTACCCCCCGAACTTTTGGCCATTGATCTAAAAGAAACGCAGAGCGCCCTTAATCAGGTTGTTGGAAAAGAACCAAGATATGATATTTTGGAGCATATTTTTGGACGGTTTTGCATTGGCAAGTAA